The sequence TACACGCACTACTGCGCGTCCTGTCATGGCGAGAAGGGCGACGGTCAGGGCCCGGCCGGCTCCGGCATGCGGCCTCCGCCGCGCAACTTCCGCCAGGGCCTCTACAAGTTCGGCGGCGTGGCCGCGGGCGAGCTGCCCACCGACGACGCGCTGAAGCGCACCCTGCGCCGGGGCCTGCACGGCACGCCCATGTTCGCGTGGGACGTGCCTCCGGCGGACGTGGACGCCGTGGTGCAGTACCTCAAGACCTTCAGCCCGCGCTGGAAGCAGGAGTCTCCCGGCGCGGCCATCGCCCTGTCCGAGGACCCGTGGAAGGGCCGTGAAGCCGAGGCCGTGGAGCGCGGCCGCACCGTCTACCACGTGGCCGGCAAGGGCAACGCGGGCTGCGCCAGTTGCCACGTCGCGTACCTGCCGCGCGCGGATCTCGCCGCGCTCATGGAGAGCGTCACCGGCCGCAAGGTGAACCTGGCGAACGCGGATCCGTACACCGCGCTGCCTCGGGATTCGGACTACTCGCTCACCGTGGATGCGAAGGGCGAAGCCACGCAGCTGGCGAAGGTGCTGCCGCCCGACTTCCTCTTCCATCGCCTGCGCACCGTGTGGCCCCAGGGCACGCGCGTGGAGGGCCAGCCGTACACCGCGCAGGCCCAGCGCGAGGACCTCTACCGCGTCATGGCCGCGGGCGTCGGCGGCGCGGCCATGCCTTCATGGAAGGGCGCCATCCCGGAGGAAAACCTCTGGGCGCTCGCGTACTACGTGCAGAGCCTCGTCGTGATGCACGACACCTCCGCGGCCCGCGACCTTCAGCAACGGTTGCGTGACTCGAAGGCACAGGAATAACGGATAGATTTAGCAACCTGAAAAGTAGGTCTTCCTGGGAAACTAATTCCCAGCCGTCGCGAAAATCCGGGCACTGCTTTACCTCTTTTCCCGGAGTTTTAACCGTGACGACCTATTCCGTTCGCAGCGGCGACACGTTGAGCGGCCTCGCGCAGCGCTTCAACACGTCGGTGGGCTCGCTCCAGAAGACGAACCACATCGCGAACGCGAACCTCATCCGGGTGGGCCAGCGGCTGACGGTGCCGGACGGGTTCCAGGCGGCGCCGTCCAAGGCGGGCAGCTACACGGTGCGCAGCGGCGACACGCTGAGCGGCATCGCGGGGCGGCACGGCACGACGGTGGGGGCGCTGGCGAAGGCCAATCACATCACGAACCCGAACAAGATCTACGTGGGCCAGCGGCTGACGATTCCGGGCGCGGGCGGAGGTGCGTCGCCGGTGACGTCGAAGCCGCCGTCCTCCGGGGGCGCTTCGTACACGGTGCGCAGCGGCGACACGCTGAGCGGCATCGCGGGCCGGTACGGCACGACGGTGGGGGCGTTGCAGCAGGCCAATCACATCTCCAACCCGAACAAGATCTACGTCGGTCAGAAGCTCACGATTCCGGGCCGCACGGGTGGCACGGGCGGGACGTCGAAGCCGCCTCCGTCGACGGGTGGCGTGGGTGGGACGCCGGGCACGTCGGGCGGCAAGGGTGGGGTGACGGCGGCGCAGTTGCGGCGGATCATGCCGAACCTGTCGCAAGCGAAGGCGGAGCAGTACCTGCCGCACCTGAACAAGGCGATGGCGGAGGCGAACATCAACACGCCCCGCCGCAAGGAGATGTTCCTGGCACAGCTGGCGCATGAGAGCGGCGAGCTGCGCTACATGGAGGAGATTGCCTCCGGCGCGGCGTACGAGGGCCGCAAGGACCTGGGCAACACGCAGCCGGGAGACGGCAAGCGCTACAAGGGCCGGGGTCCCATCCAGCTCACGGGCCGCGCGAACTACCGAGCGGCGGGTAAGGCGCTGGGCATCGACCTGGAAGGGCACCCGGAGCGAGCGAAGGATCCGGACGTCGCGTTCCGCATCGCGGGTTGGTACTGGCAGTCGCGCAACCTGAACAGCTACGCGGACGCGGGCAACTTCCGCGAAGTCACCCGCCGCATCAACGGCGGCTACAACGGCCTCGCGAGCCGCGAGATGTACTACCGCCGCGCGCAGGACGTGCTGGGCTGAGAACCTGTCCGACTGTCGGACAGGTTTGGGGACTCCGGGCCTACGGGCTCGGGGTCCCTCGTCGTTTCTGGAGGACGCTTGCTGGGGGATGGGCGTTCGCGTGCCGGGGGCCGTGAAGTAGGGTGGTGGCGATGCTTGAATCCATCCACCTCAAGAACTTCAAGAGCTTCGCGGACGCGGAAGTGAAGCTCGCGCCGCTGACGGTGCTCGTGGGCGCGAACGGCTCCGGCAAGAGCAACCTGCTGGATGCGTTGCGGCTGGTTCAGCGGCTGGAACTGGGATGGACGCTGACCGAGGCTCTCCAGGGACGCCGTGAGGCGGGGCGCGAGGTCGCTCCCGCTCTGCGCGGTGGAAGCATGGGCCTCGCGCGCTCGGCGAATGCGTTGGTGGAGCTGACGCTTCGCTGGATAGCGGAGCCCGACCTGATGACTCACGGCATGAGAATTGAGGTTCGTGGGGAGCCAGTATTTCGTTGGGAGCGGGTAGCGCTGGATGGGCCAGTCCTAAGAGGATCCTCTCGGATCGCTGTCGATTCAGTGCCTGTCAAAGGCTTGTTTCCATACAACGCACAACCCAGCATTTCGACGGACGAACAGAGCCTCACATTCCTGGTCCCAAACGAGGCTAATCAAAGCGTCTATCGCCAAGCACTTAGTCGGTTCAGTGAGCTGTACGCAGGCCCGGCGACTCAAGTTTTGACGCTTGGGCACTCTCTCTTCCTTGAGGTGATTCCCGCGAGAATGCGCGGCTACTCGCCTCAGCAGGACATCGAGTTGGGGACCGAAGGAGAGAACATCTCGTCTGTGCTCTGGTCCCACTGCGAGCGCCATCCGGACACCCAGCAGGAATGGGTCGACTGGCTCGCCGAGCTGTGCGGTCCGGAAATCGTCGGGCTCGATTTCAGCAGGACCGAGCTGGGTGACGTGATGCTTGTCCTCGTGGAGAAGGATGGGACCCGGACGCCTGCGAGGAGCCTGTCGGACGGGACGTTGCGCTTCCTGGGAACACTGGTTGCATTGAGGACCGTGCAGGAGGGCAGCCTCGTGATTCTGGAAGAGCCCGAGACCGGACTTCATCCGCAGCGAATCCATCTGCTCGTCGAGTTCCTGGAGTCCGTCGTACGTGAGCGAGGTCTCCAGGTCATCCTGACCACGCACTCGCCACAGGTGCTGCAAGCCTTATCCGCCGAATCCCTAAAGAACACCGTGCTCTGCGCTCGTTCCCCGGACCAAGACGGCACGGTGCTGCGCCGCCTGGGCGACCTTCCGCACTTCGAGGAGGTATCACAGCGCTCCAACATCGAGCACCTGTTCACCACGGGCTGGCTGGAGCGCGCATTGTGAAGGTCCTCGTCATTCCCGAGGACCCCACGCGCGACCAGTACATCCTCAAGCCCATCGTCGAGAAGCTCTTCGAGGATCTGGGGCGCAGGGCTCGTATCGAGGTCCTCAAGGATCCACACCTCCGCGGTACTTCCGAAGCGCTCGACAAGAAGATGATCGAGAGCATCGTCGCGGAGAACCCGATGGAGAATTTGTTCCTCCTGATGGTCGATCGGGACGGAGACCGGTTGGGCAACTCCCATCTGGCGAAAGGCCGTGAAGCGGAGCATCCGCATCGGCTCATTGCATGCCTTGCCGTCCAAGAGGTTGAGGTGTGGATGCTCGCGCTGCATCGTGATGCGCTCGGTGTTCCCTGGTCCGAAGTTCGCGCGCACCATGACCCCAAGGAGCACTACGCGGACCCGTTCCTGCGTCAGCAGGGATGGTTGATGCAGGTGGGGAGTGGCCGCAAACGTGCGATGCAGGGACTGGGCGCGCAGTGGCAGGCCCTGCTTACGGTCTGCCCGGAGCTGAAGGACCTCCGCGACCGGTTGCGAGCCTGGCTGGACCGCACTCCCGTCTGAGTGCGTCCGAGCAGGAGGATCCCCGGTCCGGATGGCGGATCCTCCGAACTGCGAAGCCCCTGATTCCAGGTACCTGACGGTGGCGCACCGGGTGCACCACGGGCCGGCTCCTCCTTCCTCGGAGCGAGCCTGATGTCCCGAATCGATGCGCCTGGTAGCAGTCCCCTGTCCCCTGAACCCACGCTTCCTGAACCCGATGCCCCCCTTCGCGTGGGCACGGCCGCGTCCCGCAGGACCTCCGTCAGTGAGAGCAGCGCCTCCGCGCCTTCGCGCAACGAGCTGCGTGCCTATGACGGCCCCTCCACTGCGCCCACTGCACCCCGGACCTCGTCGAACACCGAAGGCCCCGCTGTGTCCGCGCGTGAGCTTCTGGCCATGGGCGGCCGGATGCGTGCTCCTTCCGCTCCTGTCCCCGAGGATGTCTATGCCTCGGTCCGCTCGCACCTGACGCGCAGCCTGTCGAACCCGTTCCTCACGGGCGGCGACTTGAAGGCCACGCACGATGCGCTTGGCTCCGTGCCTCGTGAGGCCTACCGCGCCACGCTGGAGCGCATGGACCGCGATGGCCTGCTCAGCGCCTACGTGTCTCGGATGGATGCTCCTTCGCGCCAGGCCTTCCTTGAACAGGCTGCTTCGAACGGTGTCCTCTCGCGGCGGCCGGGGGACGTGGCGGGGCCGCTCGGCATGCCTGGGCGGCCGGAGATCTTCGTCAATGATCCGAAGCTGCCCTCGGCCCTGCGCGACGCAGTGAACGCCCATGCCACCGACTCGGGCCGCGCAACTGTCGTTGCCTATGACGCCTACCTGCAACGCCATGGTGAAGCCGTGGCCCAGGCGGGCAGCCTCCAGGCCCTTCGCGCGCTCGGGCCTCCTCAGGCGCTGGAGCTTCGCGAGACGTCGCTCGGCCTCTCCTGGTCCGACCCTCGGCGTGAGCGATACGAGGCCGAATGGAAGGCCGGGCTGGGACGTCCTCGGCACTCGCTCGTCCAGGCCTACGCGACCGTCAGCGCCCGCGCGCAGGTCCTCTCCGGTGAGCGGCCCGCCGGGGCCTTCCTCTCCGCCGAAGTGAGCGCGGCCCACGACCTGCTCCACTTCAAGAGCGAGGCCCATGCCTCCGCTCGCGGCACCACCGACGTCCAGACGCAGGCGGGCGTCGCCGCGAAGGCCGGGCCCGTGGGTCTCGAGGTGATGACGGATGCGCACGGCAAGACGGAGACGCAGCTCCAGGTGGACCTGGGCATCGCCAGCGTGAGCCGAGACTCGGAGGGCAAGGTGGAGCTGTCCCTGGGCGCGGGTTCGCATGCCCGCGCCCATGCGACCCTCAACCCCCGCACCGCGGAGTTCGGCGGCGGCATCGCCTTCGAGGCCTCCGACAAGGCCAGCCAGAGCCACGCGGGCCTCAAGCTGGGCTACGGCCTGCGCGGCCTCCCCCCCGAGCGCGCCATCCAGGCCGTCCGGGGCGACATCCCCGGACTCTTCAGCCGCCCCCGGGACCTGGACCCCGGCGTCTCCTGGGACGCCCTGCCCGCGGAGCGCCGGGCCCTCTATGAACGGCAGGGCTGGACTCGCGAGGAGTGGGCCCGGGACTCGCGGCGCTGATCACTTCACGTTCGCGGGCAGCAGCTTCTCCACCACCACGATGTCGTGCCACACACCGTCCAGCGGGGCGTGCTTCTCGTGCACGCCCACCTCCCGGAATCCCAGCCGCCCGAGCAGTGCGCGGCTGCGCACGTTGGTGGCGAAGACGCGCGAGGTGAGCTTGTGGAAGCCCGCTCCTTCCGCTGCACGGATCAGCGCCTGCATCAGGTGCTGGCCCACGTTGCGCCCCCGGGCCTCTGGCGCCACGTAGATGCTGAAGTCGGCGATGCCCGCGTAGCACTCGCGCGGGCTGTACGCGGTGGTGGAGACGTACGCGATGACGCGCCCGTCCTCCTCCGCCACCAGCACCGGGTGACGCTTGCCCAGCCATGCGTCGATGTCCTCGGGCGTGCGCGGGCGCGTTTCGAACGTGGAGGCGCGCTCGGCGAGGGCCGCGTTGTAGATGGCCGCGATGGCGGCCCGGTCCTCCCGCCTGGCGGCCCGGACGGTGGGCGGCGCGGTCATGGCGTGGGCCCGGGCGTGCTCGGCGCCGGTTCGTCCGATGCAGGCTCCGGGCGCAGGGAGTACGCGGTCCACAGCGCGAGGTGCCACGGGACGACGAGCAGGGAGATGCCGTTCGTGAACAAGGCGGACGGGACGGCGATCAGGCTCCAGATGCCCGCCGCCGCCCACAGCACCGGCGAGCTGATGACCTGCAGGTCCCGCGACCGCGAGGCATGGCCCGCCATGGAGAGCACGGTGAAGAGCCAGAGGACCAGACCGATGCCAACCGTCACCTCGGTCGCCGCCGGCATCTCGATGTAGTCGAGGAGGGCCCCCACCCCCATCAGGCTCCCCGACTGGAACAGCAGGCTCACCACCGCCAGGGTGACATCGCCCCCGCTCAGCCCCGGCTCCCTCCCTCCGGAGCGCTTCAACTCCACGAGTTCCGGCGGCAGCTCCAGCGCGTAGGGGTAGCCCAGGGCCAGCAAGGCCTCCTTCGCCGCGTGCCGCACCTTCATCCCGCCCGAGCCCGTGTGGTCCCCCACCGGGTTGTTCCGCTCCAGCAGCCCCAGCAGGAGATCCGCTCGCTCGCGCGGGGATTCGTCCGGCGCGGGTGGCCGGCCCAGCCCCACGATGAGCGCGTCGATGTCCGCGCGCACCATCCCCGGAGAGCGCACCTCCTCCAGCAGCGACGCCAGCGGCGGGAACGACTCCGCCGCGATGGGCGCGGGAAGGTCGGTGGGCGCTTCATCGACGGTGACGGACGGCGGCGCGGAACGGAGGGCTGCCTGGGACATGGGGACTCCTACAGGGACAGTCATCCTCCGGCGAAAGCCCGCGAGCAAGGGGGCCCCCGCTGCCCATGGCTCCCACGAGCGGACAGTGTCGGCGGACCGGGGGCAAGGGGGTGGGGCCTCCGTCCGGAGGACGAGGGAGCAGCCTTGGGAGGCAGGCCACCTTCCCCCCGCGTGCGCACCCTTCCCGGGCACACCCCTTACCTCTCTTGCGACGAACGAGGACTCCCGATGCCGATGGAACGAGCGCAGCGGTTCGTGGACGCACTGCTGAAACTGGAGGAGCACGGCGACATCGAGCCGATGATCGCCCTCTTCACCGACGACGCGCAGGTGAGCAACGTCGCTTCGCCCAGTGTCTTCTCCGGCGTCGACGGCGCCCGCCGCTTCTGGACCGAGTACAAGGGCACCCTGGGCAAGGTGAAGTCCACCTTCCGCAACATGATCGAATCCGGTGACCGCGTGGCCCTGGAGTGGGAGACGCAGGGCACCGCGCACAACGGGGCCGCCATCGCCTACGAGGGCGTCTCCATCATCGAGTGGGACGGCGACCGGGTCCGCCGCTTCTTCGCCTACTTCGACCCGCACGCCCTGGGGCAGGAGCTGGCCCACGGCACCGCGCCTCGGACCGAGGTGCCGTCCACGACGCCCGCGTAACGCGTCACGTCTGGTGGCCCCCGGGGCGTGGCTCCACCTCCCACCCCGGGGTGCACCGTCATCGCAAGGTTCACCCGGATCCTGTGTGCACTTCCGTGCACCGGAGCCTTGAGCCGGGGTAGCCTGGGAAGACAGGGCCCCCGCTTTCGACGGGCCGCGTTGTCCCCCCCCGGAACCCCATGATGACCCGCGTCATTGCCCCCCTCCTGGCCGTCCTGCTCCTGGCGGCCTCCCCCGCTGGCGCGGCCCTCGCGCCGGACGCTCCCGTGCTGGTCGCCGCCGCCAAGCGCAAGCCCGCGAAGCGCAAGCCCGCCCGTCCCGTGCCGCCCCCTCCGCAGGAGGCCGCGCCCACCACCCCCGCCGCGCCGACCCCGGTGACGCCGGACGTGACGCCGCCCGTGTCCGCCACGCAGGAGCCCTCGGGCTCCCCGGGCTCGGCCGGCTCGACGGACTCGTCCGCCACCCAGGGCTCCACGTCGGAGCCCAGCCTGGACTTCGACCTGCTCACGCCGGAGGCGGAGGCCTCCAAGGGCCTGCTGGATCCGGACCTGCAGAAGGACCTGGAGACGCGCCGCACCATGCTCAAGCTGCACCAGGGCCTGGGCCTGGCCATGGCGGGCGGCCTCACCGCGGCCACCGTGCTGGGGCAGATCCAGTTCAGCCGCTCGTTCACGGGCGGCGGGGATGACCGGTCGCTGCTGGCGTGGCACCGGGGCGTCGTCATCGGCACGTCGCTGCTGTTCGCCACCGTGGGCACGCTGGGCGTGCTGGCGCCGGATCCGGTGGAGCGCGCGTTCCAGTGGGACACGGTGACGTTCCACAAGATCTTCATGAGCCTGGCGACCGCCGGGATGATTGCCCAGGCGGTGCTGGGCATCCTGGCCACCCACAGCTACGGCGAAATCACGGAGCCGAAGTACGCCACCGCGCACCAGGTGGTGGGCTATGCCACGTTGGGCTGCGTCGCCGCGGGCATCGTCACGCTCACCTTCTGACCCTCATCCCCCCTGTCGTGAATGTCTCCGCGCGCCGGCCGTTGTGCGGAAGGCAAGCCGTACCCCCTCTGGAGGCCGCCGTGATTGCTCGACGACTCGTTCTGTCCGCTGCCCTGCTGCTCGCGCTCCCCGCCGCCGCGCAGAACGCGAAGATGTACTCGGTGAAGAAGGACGCCAGCTCCCTCACCTACAAGCTCATCCACAAGATGCACACCGTGTCCGGCAAGGCGCCCCCCAGCGAGGGCAAGGCCGTGCTGAAGCCGGACGGCACCCTCCAGGTGGCCGTGCGCGCGCAGGTGAAGGACTTCGACTCGCAGAACTCCAACCGCGACACGCACATGCTGGAGGTGACGGAGGCCTCCAAGTTCCCGCTGGTGGAGGTCAAGGCCGTGGGCACCGGCGTGAAGACGCCCGCCGCGTTCCCGGCCTCCGTGCCGGTGACCCTCAAGGGCAAGCTCACCTTCCACGGCGTGACGAAGGACGTGGAGATCCCCATGACGGTGAAGTTCGACTCCGCCAAGCAGGTGACGGCGGACGGGTCCTTCAAGATCAGCCTGGAGGGCTACAACATCGAGCGCCCCACGCTGCTGCTCGTGAAGGTGGAAGACGAGCTGGTGCTGGAGCCGCACCTCGTCTTCACGGAGGGCACGTGAGCTCGTCGCGCCGCGACTTCTTCAAGAAGATCATCGGAACGGGCGCCGTGGTGGCGGGGCTGCCGGCGTGCGCGCCGGACATCGACCCGGCGCCGGTGCTGGACGTGCAGATGCCGGGGGATGACGGCATCGTGTCGCTGGTGGTGCAGCGCTACCCGGACCTGTCCCGCACGGGCGGGGCGGTGACGCTGCGCTTTCCGGGCGGCTCCGGGCAGGAGAACCTGCTGGTGGTGCACCCGTCCGCGGACACGTACGCGGTGCTGTCCGCCACGTGCACGCACGTGGGCTGCCCCATGGGCTTCGACGGGACAGAGGCCGTGTGCCCCTGCCACCTGTCGAAGTTCGACATCACCACGGGCGAGGTGACGAACCCGCCCGCCAAGGTGGCGCTCAAGACGTACGTGGCCACGTACAACGCGGGCACGCAGGTGCTGAGCATCAACATCAAGGCCGGTGACGACGCCTTCCCCGCGCTGGTGAACGGCACCGTGACGCTGCCGTTCGCCGAGTTCCCGGACCTCCAGAACACGGGCGGCATGGTGAGCGGCCGGCCCACCGGCTACGGAAAGACCATCTTCGTCTTCAAGCTGGAGGACGGGACCTATTCGGCCGTGGACTCCATCTGCCCGCATGCGCAGTGCGAGGTGGGCTTCGAGTCCAGCATCGATGGCCTGCTCTGCCCCTGCCATGCGTCCACGTTCACCAAGACGGGCACCGTCACGCAGGGCCCCGCCACCAGCGACCTGAAGAAGTTCACGGTCACGGCGGACACGTCCAACGTGGTCGTCACCATCGCCTGAGTGTTTCAAAGACGGGAGGCCGTGCATGGCCTCCCGTCCCCGCCGGCCTTGATCAGCGCAGCCGGCTCCAGAACGACCGCCGCGAGGAGATGCGCTCCAGCGCCTCCTGCAGCTCCTCGTCCTGATCCGCGCGGCTGGCGATGTCCCCCAGCGCGATGATGCCCACCAGCCGGTCGTCGGGCTCCACCACGGGGACGCGGCGCACCTGCTTGCGGCCCATCAGCTCGATGACGCCGTGCAGGTCCTCCTCCGGCAGCACCGCCTCCACCTCCTCCGTCATCACGTCCGCCGCGCGCAGGCCGTCCACGGCACGCTGTCCGGTGAAGGCGCGCAGCGCGAGGTCGCGGTCCGTGACCAGGCCCAGCAGCCGCCCGTCCGCGTCCACGATGGGCACCACGCCGCAGTCCTCGTCGCGCATGAGCTGCGCCACCTCGCGCAGCGTGCTGTCGCGGCGGGCGGTGCGCACCGGGCGGGTCATGATGTCGCGCGCGCTGAGCGGCTCGCGGCGCCAGCGGCGGGAGGTGCCGGACGCGGTCGCTGCGTCGCGGGACTCCCGGAGCCGCGGATCCAACGGGAAGCGCTCCTCCCGCTGGGGGGTGAACCGCTCGAGCATGCGCGCGTCCTCGCGGGAAGCGGCGCGGCCCTGCGGCCGGTCGCGCAGCAGGGGCTCCGGGCCGCCGTAGCCGGTGCGGTCCCATTCCCGGTAGCTGGCGCGCTGCTCGGGCATCTCGTAGGCGGTGCCCTCGCCCTGGGTGCGCACGGGGCCGGCGCCGTTGGCGTAGCGCGGGTCGCGGTCATCGCGGCCGTAGGGCCCGGAGGTGCCGCCATCGCGCTCGCCCTCGCGGTCCGCGCGCCACGTGCCAGTGTCGTCCACGTCCGTGCGCACGCGGGCCAGGCGCCACGCGGCGGCGCGGTGGAAGCGCCCCTGGCGGTTGGAGGGCTCCTCGTCGCGCCCCGGGTTCCAACCGCTCACGTCCGACTCCGAGCGCTCGCGCGAGCCCGGCGGCGCCACGTCCGGCGAGCGGTGCGTGGCCATCGCGTCGGTGGGAGGCGTGGAGATGTCCGCGCGCCCCAGGTCATGCCTGCCGTTTCCGTTGCTGTAGTCCTTGGTGCCCATGTGCGTCGCAAGCCTCCTCGACTTGCGAACATGGGAAGCGGGCCGGAACGCGCAAAGCTCCAGCCGTGCAGGTGCGGCGCCGCTCGCCCGTCCGCTCTTGGAGCTCGCGGCCCGCGGCCGGACGTCAGGCGACGGTGAGCGCGTCGCCCAGGTGCACCAGTCCCCGGAAGTCCTCCAGGTCCGCGCCCGCGTCCGGCGCGGCGATGGCCATGGCGCCCCGGGGCAGCCCTTCCGCCAGCCGGGCCAGCAGCGAGCGGTGGGCCTTCGCGCGCGCGTCCTCCACGCCCGCCAGGCGCTCCAGCCCGATGACGGCGTCCGCGTCCGCGGCGTTGCTGGCGTGCGGCTTCAGGTTGGCGGCCGGGGCCAGGCCGTCCTCGCGCGCCCAGCTGCGGTTGAGCACGTAGCCCGCGAAGGGCAGCCCCTTCGCCTGGAGCGTCTCCTGGAAGAACGTGGCCTCGCGCAGCGCGGCGGCCTCCGGCGACGTGACCAGCAGGAACGCCGCGTCCTTCGACGACAGGTGCTCCCGCAGCCGGTCCGCGTGCAGGCGGATGCCGGCGAACAGCCCGCCGAAGGCGGCCACGAAGGAGCGCATCTCCTGCGCGAAGCCCGCGCCGAAGATGCCGTCCAGCACGCGGCCCACCAGCGCCTGCGCGCCCTGCCACAGCCGGCCCGTGCGGCCGGAGTCCGGCCCGAAGAGGGAGATGACCCGGTCATCCAGGAAGCGCGACAGCCGGCCCGGGGCCTCCAGGAAGTCCAGCGCGTGGCGGCTGGGCGGCGTGTCCAGCAGGATGAGGTCGTAGTGGCCCTCCGCGAGGAAGCCGTCCAGCGCCTCCGCGGCGGCGTACTCCTGCACGCCCGCGACCAGCTCCGACAGGAAGCGGTACAGCCGGTGCTCCAGGATGGCGCGCGCGGCGCTCTCCGTGGCGGACAGCCGGCGCACCATGCGCTCGAAGACGACGCGGGGCTCCAGCATCCACACGTCCAGCCGGCCCGTGCCGCGCGGACCGTCCGCGTACAGGCGCTCCGGGGGGACGGTGGTGGGCTCCGCGCCGTTCTCCTTCAGCCCCATGGCCTCCGCCAGCCGCCGGGCCGGGTCGATGGTGAGCACCAGCACCTTGCGCCCGGAGCGGGCCGCGGCCACGCCCAGCGCCGCCGCCGTGGTCGTCTTGCCCACGCCGCCCGCGCCGCACAGGACGATGATCCGCTTGTCGCGCAGCAGTGCGTCCAGGTTCATGGCGTCGCTTCCCGGCCGCCGTGAGACGCGGCCCCTTCGAGTGTGGAACCCAGCAGCTCCGCCAGCCGCTCCACCAGCGCCATGCCCGTCAGCGCCAGCTCCGGCATGCCCCAGTGCGGCACGCCCAGGCCCGCGGCCAGCCGCTGCCGCGCCTCCCTCGCGCGCTCCAGCCGCTCCAGCGCGCGCTGCCCCCGGTGCGGCCCGTGCGTCTCCAACAGCCGCTCCAGCGCCGCGCGCGACTCCGGCGTGAAGGGGTCCTCCGGCATGCGGTTGAGCACCGCCGCGGACAGCGGCAGCCCCACGCCCTTCAGCTCGTCCACCAGCGCCAGCGTCTCGCTGACGGGCAGCGGCTCCGGCAGGGTGGTGACCACCACGCCCGTGCGCGCGGGGTCCTGCAGGAGGTCCAGCCCCTCGCGCACCGCCCGCCCCACGGGCCCGCCCGGCATCAGCGACAGGATGCTCCGGGGCAGCGTGGCCAGCGCCAGCGCGTGGCCGGTGGCGGGCAGGTCCACCACCGTGAGGGGGTGCACCATGCGGCCGTCGGTGTGCTTGCGGCGCACGAGCGACAGCAGCTGGAACATCAGCCCCATCTCCTTCAGCGCCGGCCCCGCCTCCAGGAAGCGCCGCAGGGCCCTGGAGCGCAGCGCGGCTTCCGCCAGCCACTTCGCGGGCAGGGTCTCCTCCAGGAACAGCCGGTGGCCCTCCTGGGCCGACAGGCGCACGAAGGACAGGTTCGCCCCGGCGGTCACCACGCGGGGCCCGGCCTCCTTCACGCCCAGCAGGCCCGCGAGCGTGGACGGGCCGCCCTCGTCCGGGGACAGCTCCGCCAGGAGCACCGGCCGGCCCGTGCGCGCCGCCGCCACCGCCAGCGCGGCGGAGAGCGTCGTCTTGCCCACGCCGCCCTTGCCCGACACGAGCACGGCGCGTCTGCTCCACAAGGACTCCAGCACCACGCTCCCATCCCCCGCGCCAGCGGCGCGACCCTTCACAGTGAGCAAGGAAGCGCGTCCCGACAACCGGCCGGAGATGCGCCCAGGAGCGGCCGTCCGCCTGGCCGCCCTCGGCGGAGCATAGCGGCTTTCCGTTCACTCCCCGTCGGCCCCCCGCGCCGCGCTGACCCGCGCGTGACACAAGGCCCCGCCCCGGGGGCCCCGCGGCTCATGCGGGGCGTCATGACGCGACGTGCGAGGAATGACCCGGCCCCGGAGGACACCCAGGTCGCCGTCCGGAGGGGAACCCGGAGGGTTGTTCGCCGGGACACCCTCTGGAAAGAGGGGTCACGGACTGGTGACGCCCCCCGGGTTTTGGGTACCCTCAGGCCCTCTGCGTGGGAGAGGGCATGGCGGTGCTGCGGGAGTGGGTCTTCGGGACACAGCGTGTCTCGCTGGAGTCCTCCGACATCCTCTGGACGAAGGTCCGAGGCTCGTTTTCAGAGACGGACGTGCGGGAGCTGGTGGACGTGTTCCACGAGCTGGGGGCGGGCCCGGACAAGCCCCTGTACCTCGTCGTGGACCTGAGCAGCTCCGAGGGGCTGTCGGTCGCGCCGCGCAAGTACCTGGCCGAGCACGTGCGCCCCACGTGGTTCCGCGCCGTCGTCTTCTTCGGCGCCAAGCGCACGCACCGGGAGGTGCTGCGCGCGTTGGTGGTGGCGCTCAACT comes from Corallococcus macrosporus and encodes:
- a CDS encoding c-type cytochrome, translated to MKPTSSLRILAVLALGALAPACRKDPPTFEPLKLADGTVIPAATLSRGHDVYTHYCASCHGEKGDGQGPAGSGMRPPPRNFRQGLYKFGGVAAGELPTDDALKRTLRRGLHGTPMFAWDVPPADVDAVVQYLKTFSPRWKQESPGAAIALSEDPWKGREAEAVERGRTVYHVAGKGNAGCASCHVAYLPRADLAALMESVTGRKVNLANADPYTALPRDSDYSLTVDAKGEATQLAKVLPPDFLFHRLRTVWPQGTRVEGQPYTAQAQREDLYRVMAAGVGGAAMPSWKGAIPEENLWALAYYVQSLVVMHDTSAARDLQQRLRDSKAQE
- a CDS encoding LysM peptidoglycan-binding domain-containing protein; the encoded protein is MTTYSVRSGDTLSGLAQRFNTSVGSLQKTNHIANANLIRVGQRLTVPDGFQAAPSKAGSYTVRSGDTLSGIAGRHGTTVGALAKANHITNPNKIYVGQRLTIPGAGGGASPVTSKPPSSGGASYTVRSGDTLSGIAGRYGTTVGALQQANHISNPNKIYVGQKLTIPGRTGGTGGTSKPPPSTGGVGGTPGTSGGKGGVTAAQLRRIMPNLSQAKAEQYLPHLNKAMAEANINTPRRKEMFLAQLAHESGELRYMEEIASGAAYEGRKDLGNTQPGDGKRYKGRGPIQLTGRANYRAAGKALGIDLEGHPERAKDPDVAFRIAGWYWQSRNLNSYADAGNFREVTRRINGGYNGLASREMYYRRAQDVLG
- a CDS encoding AAA family ATPase yields the protein MLESIHLKNFKSFADAEVKLAPLTVLVGANGSGKSNLLDALRLVQRLELGWTLTEALQGRREAGREVAPALRGGSMGLARSANALVELTLRWIAEPDLMTHGMRIEVRGEPVFRWERVALDGPVLRGSSRIAVDSVPVKGLFPYNAQPSISTDEQSLTFLVPNEANQSVYRQALSRFSELYAGPATQVLTLGHSLFLEVIPARMRGYSPQQDIELGTEGENISSVLWSHCERHPDTQQEWVDWLAELCGPEIVGLDFSRTELGDVMLVLVEKDGTRTPARSLSDGTLRFLGTLVALRTVQEGSLVILEEPETGLHPQRIHLLVEFLESVVRERGLQVILTTHSPQVLQALSAESLKNTVLCARSPDQDGTVLRRLGDLPHFEEVSQRSNIEHLFTTGWLERAL
- a CDS encoding arsinothricin resistance N-acetyltransferase ArsN1 family A, producing MTAPPTVRAARREDRAAIAAIYNAALAERASTFETRPRTPEDIDAWLGKRHPVLVAEEDGRVIAYVSTTAYSPRECYAGIADFSIYVAPEARGRNVGQHLMQALIRAAEGAGFHKLTSRVFATNVRSRALLGRLGFREVGVHEKHAPLDGVWHDIVVVEKLLPANVK
- a CDS encoding nuclear transport factor 2 family protein translates to MPMERAQRFVDALLKLEEHGDIEPMIALFTDDAQVSNVASPSVFSGVDGARRFWTEYKGTLGKVKSTFRNMIESGDRVALEWETQGTAHNGAAIAYEGVSIIEWDGDRVRRFFAYFDPHALGQELAHGTAPRTEVPSTTPA
- a CDS encoding YceI family protein, with protein sequence MIARRLVLSAALLLALPAAAQNAKMYSVKKDASSLTYKLIHKMHTVSGKAPPSEGKAVLKPDGTLQVAVRAQVKDFDSQNSNRDTHMLEVTEASKFPLVEVKAVGTGVKTPAAFPASVPVTLKGKLTFHGVTKDVEIPMTVKFDSAKQVTADGSFKISLEGYNIERPTLLLVKVEDELVLEPHLVFTEGT